The Victivallis sp. Marseille-Q1083 DNA window GGATCGCGACGCGATCAACGCCGCGTTGCAGAAAGGAAACAGGCAATGAATTTCATCGGTGATTTCGTACGGGGATTGTGGAAGGAAAACCCGGTGCTGGTGCTGCTGCTCGGCATGTGTCCGACGCTGGCGACCACTTCGAATGCGATCAACGGTCTCGGCATGGGGTTGGCGACGACTTTTGTGCTGCTGGGCAGCAACGTGGTGATTTCGCTGATCAAGAACATCGTACCGCGTAAAATCCGGATTCCGGTTTATATCGTCGTCATTGCGACTTTTGTGACGGTGGTCGATTTGTTGATGTTGGCGTATGCGCCGGAGGCGTTGTACTCGGCGCTCGGTATTTTCATCCAGTTGATCGTGGTCAACTGCATCGTGCTGGGGCGGGCGGAAGCGTTTGCCTCGAAAAATACGCCGGTCCGTTCCTTTTTCGACGGTCTCGGCATGGGTTTGGGATTTACGCTGGCGCTGACGGTGCTCGGGGCGACGCGGGAATTTCTGAGCAGCGGTTCGCTGTTCGATGTCAAAGTGATCACCGCCTGGACGGTGGATTTCATGCTGCCGACCGGGGCGCCGGGGGCGTTCATCATTCTTGGCTGCTTCCTGGCATTGATGAATTATCTCAATGCGCGCCGGGCGATCAAACGCGGTGAAGTCTATGTCCCGCCGCAAGGATTGGATTGCCGGCATTGCAGCATCTGCGATCTCGGCAGGAGCAAAGACACCGATTCTTAAGCGATCGGTATAGGTATCCTTGAATTGCCATGCTCCCTGGGTTGTGGCCTGCGGGACCCGCACGGAACTTCATCCGGCGTTTGATAACGCAACGCCGGATGAAGTTGCCGCGTATTGTCGAAATTCATATCGTGCCGTACTCCAAGTTGCGGCAGGCTGGCGCACTCTTTCAGCTCCTGCCGGCGACCTTTCCCAAGATAGTTTGCAGGTCTTTTTACACTGATTCCGAATGCCAAGAATCGTGTTGCGCCCGAACTGGAGTCTCGCGTGGTCAAAATGGCTCTTGACAATCCGGCATTGGGCCAACAACGAGTTGCTAATGAGTTACGCAAGGAAGGGCTGTTTATTTCTCCAGGCGGAGTTCGTTCTGTTTGGCAGAGGCATGATCTGGAAACTTTTTGGAAACGCCTCAAAGCACTGGAAGCCAAAATTGCTCAGGAAGGGATCGTGCTGACCGAATCACAGCAGCAGGCTGTGGAAAAAGCCAAAGAGGAAAAGGAAGCCGTTGGAGAAATCGAAACCGGACATCCGGGTTATCTCATTGCTCAGGATTCCTTCTATGTCGGCAATATGAAAGGCGTGGGACGCATCTACCAGCAGACAGTTATCGATACCTATTCCAAGGTGGCTTTTGCTAAACTCTACGACCGTAAAAACGCTTTAATTGCCGCTGACATGCTCAATGATCGCGTGATTCCCATTTTCGACGTAAATGAGATTCCAGTCTTACAAGTTCTGACGGATCGCGGCTCGGAATATTGCGGGAACCGCGAACATCATAAATATGAACTTTACCTGGACTTAGAGAATATTGGCCACACCAAAACCAAGGCAAAATCGCCACAAACCAATGGCATTTGCGAACGATTCCATACAAACATTCTCACACGCCTGTCCTAACAAACTTTTGAAAGGGTGAAAAAAGTGGAGCCAACTTGTCCGTAATAGTATATTACGGTTGCCTAAACCACAAGGAGGCTCCGTAATGAAGAATACATCAGTCAGTCTTTTTCGTCAAGTGTTGGATTTGATACCGAAGCGAGAATTTGAAGAAATAGTCATGAAACACAATGGAGACAAGCGAAAACAGTCCTTTGACAGTTGGGCACATTTTGTGTCGATGATCTTCTGCCAGTTGGCGCAGGCCAATAGTCTGCGAGAGATTTGCGGAGGTTTGAAAACCTGTGGAGGCAAATTGAATCATCTTGGAGTGGAATCCGCTCCAACCAAATCCAACTTGTCGTACGCCAATGCCCATCGCTCTCCGAAAATGTTCGGCGATATTTTCCATATGCTTCTGGGACACTGCCATGCAATTGCGCCACGGCATGAGTTTTCGTTTCCCAAGAAACTTTACAGTCTCGACGCAACGCTGATTGAGCTTTGCGTTAAAGTTTTTCCATGGGCAACCTATCGGCAAACCAAAGGGGCAATCAAGCTCAATATGCTGTTGGATCACGATGGTCATCTTCCCGTGTTCGTTGATTTCACCAATGGAGATGTTCATGAGGTAAACAGCGCCAGACGAATGGAACTCCCGCGTGACAGCATGGTGGTTTGTGATCGCGGATACGTTGATTTTTCCATGCTGTATAAATGGAATCTCTCCGGTGTGGATTTTGTCACGCGCCTCAAGACCAATACGACCTACGACATCCCGGAATACGATGTCAAGCAATATCCCGGAACCGTTTTGAGCGATGAAGTCATTTTTCTGCGTGGTTCGCAAGACAAATATCCGGAACGTCTCCGCAAAGTGGTCGTCTGCGATGTGGAAAACCATCGGACATTGACCTTGCTAACCAACAATTTTGAGCTGGACGCACAAACGATCGGCGACATCTATAAGGCTCGCTGGCAAATCGAAAGCTTTTTCAAGATGCTCAAGCAGAACTTCAAGATCAAAACGTTTATCGGCACCAGCGAAAATGCGGTTCGGATTCAAGTTTGGACAGCGCTTATCGCTATTTTGCTGACCAAGTACCTGAAGTTTTTGTCGAAAGCGCAATGGCATTTTTCAACCCTGGTCACTTTCCTGAAATGGAATCTATTTGTTTACCGCGACTTGCGCCAATGGCTGGATCAACCATTTACCAAACCACCGGAGCCGGAATCATTTCAACCAGAGTTCGCTTTTTAGGACAGCAGATTTACAACAAAGGGGGGCTACTTTTGAGAATTGGTGTGAAATAGATGAAAATGAGGGGGCGTAATCAGAAAATTACGCCATTTTGAAAATTGTTAGGACAGGTGTGACATTCTCAATGAGTTTTATCAGATTGCATTCCGCAAAAAATCTATGATTCCATCGAAATGCTACAGAAAGATCTCGACGAGTGGATACTGGATTACAATCAGCAGCGCCCTCATAGTGGAAAATATTGTTACGGAAAAACTCCAATGCAAACATTCCTGGATTCTGTACCGCTTGTAAAAGAGAAGATGTTACAGTATAGTAATCAGCCGTCGGAGCAATAGAAAATATGACAAATCGTCAGATAAGGTCGTGACTTCTACAACTAATATGGGTAATTATGGTGGCGCAAACTGGGGAACTAGTCAACAGCCTTTACCTATTGTTGCTCATTCTTTATCTAAAGAAACAGGTTTCTATCCGTTATTCCGTGTTCCTACCAAGATTGAATATGCCAGTTTCTTATACGACTTTGATTTAGAGACAATTCGTTGCTCTAAAGCGGAATTGCCTCTGGAGAGTCTAGCGCATCTGCGTTGGATTGGAAATGCTTGGTTTGTAGAGGGAGCTGAGCTTGGACCGTTTGGCCAAGCGTACCGAGCGATTGGTACTCCTGCATTTCTTATCTTTGCCGGAATATCTGCTATTTTTGGAGATTGATTTATATATTTTATTGGGTCCTCTATTTTCTTAACTAGTTTTTATTACATCTTAAGTGATGAGAGAAGTAAAATGAAATTTTTAGTAATGATTTTACTGTTATTCACAGTTGGTTGTAGAGCTCTTATTCGTGAGTATGAATTTGATTTGATCGATAATTCCGCACAAGGAAAATCTTCGCAGTTATATTCTTCTTTGGAGGGATTTGCCCAAAAATACGAAATACCAAAATATGAAGTTCAGAAAGGAAGTGGTGACAATATTACTTATCTCTGGTATGGATATGGTAGAGGAATATCTTTGTTTTATATTCCCCATAAGAATGAAATTATTTTAAGATTTAATGATGTAGACCAACCAGCGGAAGATAGTATTTTTAAGGATTT harbors:
- the rsxE gene encoding electron transport complex subunit RsxE, translated to MNFIGDFVRGLWKENPVLVLLLGMCPTLATTSNAINGLGMGLATTFVLLGSNVVISLIKNIVPRKIRIPVYIVVIATFVTVVDLLMLAYAPEALYSALGIFIQLIVVNCIVLGRAEAFASKNTPVRSFFDGLGMGLGFTLALTVLGATREFLSSGSLFDVKVITAWTVDFMLPTGAPGAFIILGCFLALMNYLNARRAIKRGEVYVPPQGLDCRHCSICDLGRSKDTDS
- a CDS encoding IS4 family transposase; this encodes MKNTSVSLFRQVLDLIPKREFEEIVMKHNGDKRKQSFDSWAHFVSMIFCQLAQANSLREICGGLKTCGGKLNHLGVESAPTKSNLSYANAHRSPKMFGDIFHMLLGHCHAIAPRHEFSFPKKLYSLDATLIELCVKVFPWATYRQTKGAIKLNMLLDHDGHLPVFVDFTNGDVHEVNSARRMELPRDSMVVCDRGYVDFSMLYKWNLSGVDFVTRLKTNTTYDIPEYDVKQYPGTVLSDEVIFLRGSQDKYPERLRKVVVCDVENHRTLTLLTNNFELDAQTIGDIYKARWQIESFFKMLKQNFKIKTFIGTSENAVRIQVWTALIAILLTKYLKFLSKAQWHFSTLVTFLKWNLFVYRDLRQWLDQPFTKPPEPESFQPEFAF